From one Coffea eugenioides isolate CCC68of chromosome 11, Ceug_1.0, whole genome shotgun sequence genomic stretch:
- the LOC113752044 gene encoding uncharacterized protein LOC113752044, whose protein sequence is MPLKASLKSGKGKKLQPRFVGPYKVIQRVGQVVYKLELPPNLSRIHNVFHVSMLKKYLPDPSHILQPESIEIDETLTYEEKPVKLLDRKVKELRNKQIPLVKVLWKNHGLEEATWEVEEAI, encoded by the coding sequence ATGCCTTTGAAAGCAAGTTTGAAGTCTGGAAAGGGAAAGAAACTACAACCGAGATTTGTAGGACCCTATAAGGTTATCCAGCGCGTGGGACAGGTAGTGTACAAGTTAGAATTGCCACCGAATCTATCTCGAATTCACAATGTGTTCCATGTGtctatgcttaagaagtatctTCCAGACCCCTCTCACATTTTGCAACCAGAaagtattgaaattgatgagacATTGACATATGAGGAGAAACCAGTGAAGCTTCTGGATAGGAAAGTGAAGGAATTGAGAAATAAACAGATACCGTTGGTGAAAGTTCTTTGGAAGAACCATGGGCTAGAAGAAGCGACTTGGGAGGTTGAAGAAGCAATCTGA